A genomic segment from Actinomadura hallensis encodes:
- a CDS encoding sensor histidine kinase, translating to MVESARRRAGTRRRGAGRFAAAVAFCAVLLVAASLAVGAFLPSDLRMVWWHPEILVATAWTPVAAVLLRHRPRLTVGWLMLGAGFTAAVYVLTLNLAPWAELHDRPGAGFLGWLSTWLWAVDTYVLTLVFPLLFPDGRLVSRWFRPVLALALLVPVIVCVHLTIDPDVREWHNGVSVYPFGGIPVAITVIILGTLAAALCSIVVRFVKSPPDVRRQIAWVVYPGLVAIAVVYAGENTMIGDPVRNLTIVAVPVCIAIAITRYRLYDIDLVISRTLVYAGLLALITGLYFAFVGAASLLAHDEGTLSGLAAAILAGAVFEPVRRRLQRTVDGFIHGERDPYRIADRLNRRLQTAADPNAALAVAAEVARSALHATGVTIEVLDRDGRTISAEDGVLGDRPQLIPLVWHGEPVGRLLFGVTRSPDARLSGVLARNLAELANAVRLAADVQRSREHILRTREEERRRLRRDLHDGLGPTLASLAMTIDAARITLKTDPEAVDALLEELRTTMGSTIGDIRELVYGLRPPALDDLGLEGAIQALGGVVASDDGPKVDVQVEGDLNGLPAAAEVAAYRIVQEALTNVHRHAKAESAVVKLHLNGDLYVTVNDDGVGLPPQVRSGIGMSSMRERAAELGGSCTVGPGPKGGTLVRAKLPVNGVGH from the coding sequence ATGGTCGAGTCGGCAAGGCGGCGGGCCGGGACGCGGCGCCGCGGGGCGGGGCGCTTCGCGGCCGCCGTCGCGTTCTGCGCCGTCCTCCTGGTCGCCGCGTCGCTCGCCGTCGGGGCCTTCCTGCCCTCCGACCTGCGCATGGTCTGGTGGCATCCGGAGATCCTCGTCGCCACCGCCTGGACGCCGGTCGCCGCCGTCCTGCTGCGGCACCGGCCGCGGCTGACCGTCGGCTGGCTGATGCTCGGGGCCGGTTTCACCGCCGCCGTGTACGTGCTGACCCTCAACCTCGCCCCGTGGGCCGAGCTCCACGACCGGCCCGGAGCGGGGTTCCTCGGCTGGCTCAGCACCTGGCTGTGGGCCGTTGACACCTACGTCCTGACGCTCGTCTTCCCGCTGCTCTTCCCGGACGGGCGGCTGGTGTCGCGGTGGTTCAGGCCCGTGCTGGCCCTCGCCCTCCTCGTCCCCGTGATCGTCTGCGTCCACCTGACGATCGACCCGGACGTGCGCGAGTGGCACAACGGCGTCTCGGTCTACCCGTTCGGCGGGATCCCGGTGGCGATCACCGTGATCATCCTCGGCACCCTGGCGGCGGCCCTGTGCTCGATCGTCGTGCGGTTCGTCAAGTCGCCGCCCGACGTCCGGCGGCAGATCGCCTGGGTCGTCTACCCCGGCCTGGTCGCCATCGCGGTCGTCTACGCGGGCGAGAACACGATGATCGGGGACCCGGTCCGCAACCTCACGATCGTCGCGGTGCCCGTCTGCATCGCCATCGCGATCACCCGCTACCGCCTCTACGATATCGACCTGGTGATCAGCCGCACTCTGGTCTACGCGGGCCTCCTGGCCCTCATCACGGGCCTGTACTTCGCGTTCGTCGGCGCGGCGAGCCTGCTCGCCCACGACGAGGGGACCCTCTCCGGGCTCGCCGCCGCGATCCTCGCGGGCGCCGTGTTCGAGCCCGTCCGGCGCCGGCTCCAGCGCACGGTGGACGGGTTCATCCACGGCGAGCGCGACCCGTACCGGATCGCCGACCGCCTCAACCGGCGGCTCCAGACCGCCGCCGACCCGAACGCCGCGCTCGCCGTGGCCGCCGAGGTGGCGCGCTCCGCGCTGCACGCCACCGGCGTCACGATCGAGGTGCTGGACCGCGACGGCCGCACGATCTCCGCGGAGGACGGCGTCCTCGGCGACCGGCCGCAGCTCATCCCGCTGGTCTGGCACGGGGAGCCGGTGGGCCGGCTGCTGTTCGGCGTCACCCGGTCGCCGGACGCGCGGCTGTCGGGCGTCCTCGCCCGCAACCTGGCGGAGCTGGCGAACGCGGTCCGGCTCGCCGCGGACGTCCAGCGGTCCCGGGAGCACATCCTGCGCACCCGCGAGGAGGAGCGGCGGCGGCTGCGGCGCGACCTGCACGACGGGCTCGGCCCGACGCTGGCCAGCCTCGCGATGACGATCGACGCCGCGCGGATCACCCTGAAGACCGACCCCGAGGCGGTGGACGCGCTGCTGGAGGAGCTCCGGACCACGATGGGCAGCACCATCGGCGACATCCGGGAGCTCGTGTACGGGCTGCGGCCGCCCGCGCTGGACGACCTGGGATTGGAGGGCGCGATCCAGGCGCTCGGCGGGGTCGTCGCGTCGGACGACGGCCCGAAGGTGGACGTGCAGGTGGAGGGCGACCTGAACGGCCTGCCCGCCGCCGCCGAGGTCGCCGCGTACCGGATCGTGCAGGAGGCCCTCACCAACGTGCACCGGCACGCGAAGGCCGAGTCGGCGGTGGTCAAGCTGCATCTGAACGGCGACCTGTACGTTACCGTCAACGACGACGGCGTGGGGCTGCCCCCTCAGGTGCGCTCCGGGATCGGCATGTCGTCGATGCGGGAGCGGGCCGCCGAGCTGGGCGGTTCCTGCACCGTCGGCCCCGGCCCCAAGGGCGGGACGCTGGTCCGGGCCAAGCTGCCCGTCAACGGCGTCGGCCACTGA
- a CDS encoding ABC transporter permease: MAAFLLRRLARHVVLAALAMSAAYLLAAVALDPRAGYEGRASPPPEAVVDARLTALNLNDRTPLADRYLTWAGGVLRGDLGRTWDGEPVGPELRRRLGASLRLMLPGAALGCVLGVLLGAWAAVRHGRAADRIVTLGSCVLLAVPVFVLAIVLQLLAGEVNELAGARLFVWAGESTPGAPGGAAGLADRVRHLLLPTAAVALAQLAVFCRYQRGLMLDVLHAGHVRTARAKGLRRRSALLRHGLPTALVPMAAYLPYASGLLVVGGVFTEKAFGWHGMGEWLTGSVARGDVNAVAAIGCAAAGGMLLAGAAADVLHGVLDPRVRSAP, from the coding sequence ATGGCGGCGTTCCTGCTGCGCAGGCTGGCGAGACACGTGGTGCTGGCCGCGCTGGCGATGAGCGCCGCCTACCTGCTCGCCGCCGTCGCGCTCGACCCCCGCGCCGGCTACGAAGGCCGCGCGTCGCCTCCGCCCGAGGCGGTCGTCGACGCCCGGCTCACCGCGCTCAACCTCAACGACCGGACGCCCCTGGCCGACCGGTACCTCACCTGGGCCGGTGGCGTCCTGCGCGGCGACCTCGGCCGCACGTGGGACGGCGAGCCGGTCGGCCCCGAGCTGCGGCGAAGGCTCGGCGCGAGCCTGCGGCTGATGCTCCCCGGAGCCGCCCTGGGCTGCGTGCTCGGCGTCCTGCTGGGCGCCTGGGCGGCGGTCCGGCACGGGCGCGCGGCCGACCGGATCGTCACCCTCGGGTCCTGCGTGCTGCTGGCGGTCCCCGTGTTCGTCCTGGCCATCGTCCTGCAGTTGCTCGCGGGAGAGGTCAACGAGCTGGCGGGCGCGCGCCTCTTCGTCTGGGCGGGCGAGTCCACGCCCGGGGCGCCCGGCGGCGCGGCCGGGCTCGCCGACCGGGTCCGGCACCTGCTCCTGCCCACGGCGGCGGTCGCGCTCGCCCAGCTCGCCGTCTTCTGCCGGTACCAGCGCGGCCTGATGCTGGACGTCCTGCACGCGGGCCACGTGCGGACCGCGCGGGCCAAGGGGCTGCGGCGGCGCAGCGCGCTCCTGCGGCACGGGCTGCCCACGGCGCTCGTCCCGATGGCGGCCTACCTCCCGTACGCGTCGGGCCTGCTGGTCGTCGGCGGCGTGTTCACCGAGAAGGCGTTCGGATGGCACGGGATGGGGGAGTGGCTGACCGGCTCGGTGGCCCGCGGCGACGTGAACGCGGTCGCGGCGATCGGCTGCGCCGCCGCGGGCGGGATGCTGCTCGCCGGGGCGGCCGCCGACGTCCTGCACGGCGTCCTCGACCCGCGCGTGCGGAGCGCGCCGTGA
- the dapF gene encoding diaminopimelate epimerase has protein sequence MRFVKGHGTENDFVILPDPDGVLDLTPEAVVRLCDRRAGIGGDGVLRVVRTKAAGRVAPALNEAGLGDAADAEWFMDYRNADGGIAEMCGNGIRVFARYLVDAGLAAPGEWNVATRAGLRRVALGASGDVSVDMGPADLLGPAEATVAGTVYRGERVSVGNPHLACRVDGPVAALDLSRPPGFDPGVFPDGVNVEFFRTVGERHLEMRVYERGSGETRSCGTGTVAAAAVAARSAGETGGGPSEWTVDVPGGRVTVAFEDGTSRLTGPAVLVAEGETRPGWI, from the coding sequence ATGCGGTTTGTCAAGGGCCATGGCACAGAGAACGACTTCGTGATCCTGCCCGATCCCGACGGCGTCCTGGACCTCACTCCGGAGGCGGTGGTGAGGCTCTGCGACCGGCGCGCCGGGATCGGCGGCGACGGCGTCCTCCGGGTCGTCCGCACGAAGGCCGCGGGCCGTGTCGCGCCCGCGCTGAACGAAGCGGGCCTCGGCGACGCGGCGGACGCCGAATGGTTCATGGACTACCGCAACGCCGACGGCGGCATCGCCGAGATGTGCGGCAACGGCATCCGCGTCTTCGCCCGCTACCTGGTCGACGCCGGCCTCGCCGCGCCCGGGGAGTGGAACGTGGCGACCCGGGCGGGGCTGCGGCGCGTCGCGCTCGGCGCGTCCGGCGACGTGAGCGTCGACATGGGCCCGGCGGACCTCCTCGGCCCCGCCGAGGCCACCGTGGCGGGGACGGTGTACCGGGGCGAGCGCGTCTCCGTGGGCAACCCGCACCTGGCGTGCCGCGTGGACGGCCCGGTCGCGGCGCTGGACCTGTCGCGGCCGCCCGGATTCGACCCCGGCGTCTTCCCCGACGGCGTCAACGTCGAGTTCTTCCGCACGGTCGGGGAGCGGCACCTGGAGATGCGGGTGTACGAGCGCGGCTCCGGCGAGACCCGCTCCTGCGGGACGGGGACGGTCGCGGCCGCCGCGGTCGCCGCACGCAGCGCGGGCGAGACGGGCGGCGGCCCGTCGGAGTGGACCGTGGACGTTCCCGGCGGCCGCGTGACGGTCGCGTTCGAGGACGGGACCAGCAGGCTGACAGGTCCGGCCGTCCTGGTCGCCGAAGGCGAGACCCGCCCCGGATGGATCTAG
- a CDS encoding antitoxin has translation MSIVDKVKQMLGQHPDKARQGVERAGDMIDERTGDRHADNVDRVQEKASDYIDRGDGTRGAEHGEHRGEHHGGDDSPGGAQRP, from the coding sequence ATGTCCATCGTCGACAAGGTGAAGCAGATGCTCGGCCAGCACCCCGACAAGGCCCGCCAGGGGGTGGAACGGGCCGGGGACATGATCGACGAGCGCACCGGCGACAGGCACGCCGACAACGTCGACCGGGTCCAGGAGAAGGCCTCCGACTACATCGACCGCGGCGACGGAACGCGCGGAGCGGAGCACGGGGAGCACCGTGGGGAGCACCACGGCGGAGACGACTCGCCGGGCGGCGCTCAGCGGCCATGA
- a CDS encoding ABC transporter permease → MTAPRAAFGGRRAAAGLVLLALLAGLVAAGPLVSPSAWDDTDFAAFQQGPSARHWLGTTQSGRDVFALTLHGARRSMLIGAVVAVAATGLAAVVGAVAGYAGGRADRVLMWGADLLLALPSLLVVAVLSPRLPGGLPVLMAVLAALMWMVTARAVRAVTISLRRREHVLAARFCGVGAPRVLARHVLPQLASLLAVDASLNAGVAIVAESGLSYLGFGVRPPEVSLGTLIADGQATAAAHPWPFGFAAGLLVLVVLAVNLLGDGLRDALDPAGDGR, encoded by the coding sequence GTGACCGCCCCGCGCGCGGCGTTCGGCGGCCGCCGTGCCGCCGCGGGCCTGGTCCTGCTCGCCCTCCTGGCCGGCCTGGTCGCCGCCGGGCCGCTCGTGTCGCCGTCCGCCTGGGACGACACGGACTTCGCGGCCTTCCAGCAGGGGCCGTCCGCGCGGCACTGGCTCGGCACGACCCAGAGCGGACGCGACGTCTTCGCCCTCACCCTGCACGGGGCGCGCAGGTCGATGCTCATCGGCGCGGTCGTCGCCGTGGCCGCCACCGGGCTCGCCGCCGTCGTCGGCGCCGTGGCGGGCTACGCGGGCGGCCGGGCCGACCGCGTCCTGATGTGGGGCGCCGACCTGCTGCTCGCCCTGCCGTCCCTGCTCGTCGTCGCGGTGCTCTCGCCGCGGCTGCCGGGCGGCCTGCCGGTCCTCATGGCGGTGCTGGCCGCCCTCATGTGGATGGTCACGGCGCGGGCGGTGCGGGCCGTGACGATCTCGCTGCGGCGGCGCGAGCACGTGCTGGCCGCGCGGTTCTGCGGGGTGGGCGCGCCGCGCGTCCTCGCCCGGCATGTGCTGCCGCAGCTGGCGTCGCTGCTGGCCGTGGACGCGAGCCTGAACGCCGGCGTCGCGATCGTCGCCGAGAGCGGCCTGTCCTACCTCGGGTTCGGCGTGCGGCCGCCGGAGGTGTCGCTCGGCACGCTGATCGCGGACGGCCAGGCCACCGCCGCCGCCCACCCGTGGCCGTTCGGGTTCGCCGCCGGGCTGCTCGTCCTCGTCGTCCTCGCGGTGAACCTCCTGGGAGACGGCCTGCGGGACGCCCTCGACCCCGCCGGGGACGGTCGTTGA
- the miaA gene encoding tRNA (adenosine(37)-N6)-dimethylallyltransferase MiaA: MVAVVGATAAGKSDLAVELALRLGGEAVNADSMQLYRGMDIGTAKLTREEMRGVPHHLLDVWDVTETASVAEYQRLSAEAIAGIRARGRVPVLVGGSGLYVRAALDHMDFPGTDPAVRARLEGELAQAGPAALHERLRAVDPVAAEAILPSNGRRIVRALEVIEITGRPFTATLPEHRYRYGSVVQIGLSVPRAELDERIALRVERMWEAGLVDEVRELERAGLRDGLTAGRALGYAQVLRFLSGEWTEEQAKEETIRATRRFARRQESWFRRDPRVRWIPYDAPDLAGRALELTGAAAPHVR; this comes from the coding sequence GTGGTCGCGGTCGTCGGCGCGACCGCCGCCGGAAAGTCCGACCTCGCCGTCGAACTGGCCCTCAGGCTGGGCGGGGAGGCGGTGAACGCCGACTCGATGCAGCTCTACCGCGGCATGGACATCGGGACCGCCAAGCTCACCCGGGAGGAGATGCGCGGCGTCCCCCACCACCTGCTGGACGTCTGGGACGTCACCGAGACCGCGAGCGTCGCCGAGTACCAGCGGCTCAGCGCCGAGGCGATCGCCGGGATCCGGGCGCGGGGCCGGGTTCCGGTGCTCGTCGGCGGTTCCGGCCTGTACGTGCGGGCGGCCCTCGACCACATGGACTTCCCGGGGACCGACCCCGCGGTCCGGGCGCGGCTGGAGGGGGAACTGGCGCAGGCCGGCCCCGCCGCGCTGCACGAGCGGCTGCGCGCGGTCGACCCCGTCGCCGCCGAGGCGATCCTGCCGAGCAACGGCCGCCGCATCGTCCGGGCCCTCGAGGTGATCGAGATAACCGGCCGGCCGTTCACCGCCACCCTGCCCGAGCACCGGTACCGCTACGGCTCGGTCGTGCAGATAGGGCTGAGCGTCCCCCGCGCGGAACTGGACGAGCGCATAGCCCTGCGCGTGGAGCGCATGTGGGAGGCGGGGCTCGTCGACGAGGTCCGCGAGCTGGAGCGCGCCGGCCTCCGCGACGGCCTGACCGCCGGGCGCGCCCTCGGCTACGCGCAGGTGCTGCGGTTCCTGTCGGGCGAGTGGACGGAGGAGCAGGCCAAGGAGGAGACCATCCGGGCCACCCGGCGGTTCGCCCGCAGGCAGGAGTCGTGGTTCCGCCGGGACCCGCGCGTCCGCTGGATCCCCTACGACGCCCCGGACCTCGCCGGCCGGGCGCTGGAACTGACGGGCGCCGCCGCCCCGCACGTCCGGTAG